GTCGTAGTCGGTGCGCCAGTGCTCGGCCAGTTCGCGGAGGTGATCGACCGGAATCCCCCGGCTCCACTCGGCGCCGGGCAGGCGGGCCGGCCAGCGTGTTCTGGTCAGCCGATCACGCAGGTCGGCGAGGTCGGCTTCGGGGACGTCGATGTGGAACGGGCGGATCTCGGCACTCATGCGTCGGTCTCGTCTCGTCGGCGGGCGGCCCGGCCGGGAGCCAGGACGAGCGGTGTCGTTCTCGGCTCCCGGTGCGCTGAGGGTCAGCGCCGGCGAGACGCTAACGGCCGTATAGGTCCGTTCCCGTCCTATACGTACCGGCTCGACGCCGTGCGGACGCCGCGACCGATCACGCGGTCGCCGGGCCCGGCGTCCCGACCCCGGATACGCGCCGACGACACGGCATTCCGAACCGTTCGAGCCGCGTCAGCCCACCGCCCGCCGGACCAGCTCGGTGATCGTCTTCTCGGCGGCGTCGCTCAGCTCGGTCACCGCGTAGGAGGTGGGCCACAGACCGTCGCCGCCGTCGAGCCGCGCCTCCGGAGTGAAGCCGAAGGTCGAGTAGCGCTCCTTGTCGACGTCTCCGCTGCGGAAGAAGCACACGACCTTCCCCTTGCGCGCATAGGCGGGCTGGCCGTACCACAGCTTCGGACCCAGCTCGGGCGCGTTGGTGGTGACGATGGCGTGGATGCGTTCGGCGGCGGCACGGTCGGGCATCGCCATCTCCGCGATCTTCGACAGTACGTCGAGTTCCTCGGCGGCCGCCTTGCCGCCACGTCCGCGACTCGCCTCCGTCTTCAGTTCGGCGGCGCGCTCCCGCATGGCGGCGCGTTCTTCCTCGGAGAAGCCGTTGGTGCTCATCGCTGTCGCTCCCTGCTCGCGATCGGAGGTGTAGTGCCGTCGACGTTAGGAGTACTTCGGGCGTCGGCGCTTCTCGATTCCTGACCGACGTCGGCGGTGGCGACGCGAGACCGGTCAGGAATCGAGAAGCCCGTGGCGGGTGCCACTGCCTAGCGTGCTGATCGTGAACGTCACCATTCATCACGTCTTCCTCCCGCACACCGACGCTGAGGCCGCGATCGGCTTCTACCGCGACGTGCTGGGTTTCGAGGTCCGCGACGACGTCGGCTACGACGGCATGCGCTGGATCACCGTCGGACCGGTCGGTGAGGAGGGCACGTCCATCGTGCTGCATCCGCCTGCCGTGGACCCCGGCATCACCGAGGCGGAGCGACGCACCATCGTCGAGCTCATCGCCAAGGGCGTCCATGCCTCGGTCACGCTGGCCACCGGTAACCTCGACGGCCTCTTCGACCGCCTCCAGGCCGCCGGAGCAGACGTCGTCCAGGAACCCGCCGACCAGGGTTACGGCATTCGTGACTGCGCCTTCCGTGATCCCGCGGGCAACCTGCTCCGCATCGATCAGCTCGCCTGAACGAGCAGTTCCGGCCGAGCGGCCTCCCGCCACGACACGGCGGATCCTTCCGATGGCACTCTCTCTCGACATCATCGCTCTCGGCGTACCGCGGCTCGCCGCGGCTCGCGACTTCTACGCCACCGCGTTCGCCGCCCCGGTCGCCGACGACGACCAGTCCGTCCGCCTGCGGTTGCACGGCGCGGGCAGGCTCACGCTGCATCCGATCGACGAGCTGGCCGCCGAGGTCGCCGTCGACCCGGCGACCTCGGGTTTCCGGGGTTACGTCCTGTCCGTCGCCGTCGAGTCGCCCGCCGAGGTCGAGGCGCTGCTGGGGACAGCGGCGGCGCAGGGGGCGACGGTGGTCAAGCAGGCGAAGAAGGAGTTCTTCGGCGAGTTCACCGCCGTGCATCGAGCCCCGGACGGCGCCGTCTGGAAGCTGGCGGCCTCGTCGAAGAGGAATCCCGACCCCGTCCCGGACCCGCCGCGGCCGACCGAGACCGCCGTCATCCTCGGCGTCGCCAGTCCGAAGGCGTCCACGGTGTTCTACGAGGCGCTCGGCATGAGCGCCGACCACGACTACGGCGACAAGTTCATCGACTTCACCATCGCCGAGGGCGTGTGCAGGCTGGGGCTGCTGCCGCGTAAGCCGTTGGCCAAGGACGCCGGGGTGTCCGAGGCGGGTGACGGGTTCGCCGCGCTCGTCCTCACCCACCTCGCGGCGTCGCCGACCGAGGTCGACCGGCTGCTCGCCGCGGCGGCGGCCGCGGGCGGCCGGGTCACCGCGCCCGCGAGGCGCACCGACGACGGCGCCTACGTCGGGCTGTTCGCCGACCCCGACGGCCACCACTGGAAAGTCGTCGCCTCGGTCTGATCCGGGGGCCGCGACGGCTCGGCCGCGCTCGGGGCGCGGTCGCGGGACGGCCGTCTTGTCGACGGCGGCGATCACCCGACATGGGTGCGTTCCGCGAGAACGACGGAAAGGGGGCCGTCGCTCGCGTCTCGGGGAACGGGCTGCGGTCGGCGGCAGGCGGCCGACCGCGGCCGGCGACGACCCGGCCCTCGCGGGCCGTCCTCGCCGCGGCGCGAACGGGTCGTCTCGGCGCGGTCGGTGACGTGGGTCCGCCCCGGCCGCCGACGCCGCCGAAGCAGGCCGCCGGTGCGCACCGTTCGTCGGCACGGTGGCCGATGCCCCGCAGGTCTCGCAGCCGGGACGGCAGGCGGTCTCGGTGATGCGGTCGCCGATGCCCCGAGCCGGATCGGCGGGTCGTCGGACGGGCGGAGATCCTCCGCAGTGGCCGGATCGTGTCCGCCGGCGGCCGCGGTGCGACCTGTCCGGCCGCCCGCGCCGACCGAACACGCACGTCCGCGGGCGCTCCGGCCGCCGTGGTTCGGCGACGAAGGAGGTCCGCCGCCGGGGATGTCGGGCTCCGGGTCGACACTGTCGGTCATGAGTTCGACCTCCGGCAGGCTGCTTCGGCTGCTGTCGCTGTTGCAGACCCCGAGGGAGTGGCCGGGCGGCGAGCTGGCCGAGCGGCTGCGGGTCAGCCGCCGCACGGTGCGACGCGACATCGATCGGCTGCGCGAGCTCGGCTATCCGGTCGAGGCCGCCAGGGGACCGATCGGCGGCTATCGCCTGCGCGCGGGACAGGCCATGCCGCCGCTGCTGCTGGACGACGAGGAGGCCGTGGCGATCGCGGTGGGCATCCGGCTTGCCACCGGCCATCCGGTGACCGGCATCGAGGAGGCGTCGCTGCGGGCGCTGGCCAAGGTGGCCCAGGTGCTGCCGTCGCGACTGCGGCAGCGGGTCGACACACTCGGCTCGGCGACGGTGCCCATGACGATGGGCGGCGGTGCGAGCGTGAGTCCGGAGGTGCTGGCGGTGATCGCGGGCGCCGTCATCGCGGGCGAACGGCTGCGGTTCGGCTACGCCTCGGCGGACGGGCGCACCGGACGGCGGCTCGTCGAGCCGTATCGCCTGGTGGCGGCGGAGCGTCGGTGGTATCTGCCCGCCTTCGACGTCGAACGGGACGACTGGCGGATCTTCCGGGTCGACCGGATCGACGACGCCGCGCGCACCGGAGTGCGGGTGCCGCCTCGGGAGCCGCCGATCCGGGACGCGGCCGAGTTCGT
This genomic stretch from Actinoalloteichus hoggarensis harbors:
- a CDS encoding VOC family protein, which encodes MNVTIHHVFLPHTDAEAAIGFYRDVLGFEVRDDVGYDGMRWITVGPVGEEGTSIVLHPPAVDPGITEAERRTIVELIAKGVHASVTLATGNLDGLFDRLQAAGADVVQEPADQGYGIRDCAFRDPAGNLLRIDQLA
- a CDS encoding VOC family protein, giving the protein MALSLDIIALGVPRLAAARDFYATAFAAPVADDDQSVRLRLHGAGRLTLHPIDELAAEVAVDPATSGFRGYVLSVAVESPAEVEALLGTAAAQGATVVKQAKKEFFGEFTAVHRAPDGAVWKLAASSKRNPDPVPDPPRPTETAVILGVASPKASTVFYEALGMSADHDYGDKFIDFTIAEGVCRLGLLPRKPLAKDAGVSEAGDGFAALVLTHLAASPTEVDRLLAAAAAAGGRVTAPARRTDDGAYVGLFADPDGHHWKVVASV
- a CDS encoding DUF1801 domain-containing protein yields the protein MSTNGFSEEERAAMRERAAELKTEASRGRGGKAAAEELDVLSKIAEMAMPDRAAAERIHAIVTTNAPELGPKLWYGQPAYARKGKVVCFFRSGDVDKERYSTFGFTPEARLDGGDGLWPTSYAVTELSDAAEKTITELVRRAVG
- a CDS encoding helix-turn-helix transcriptional regulator, which encodes MSSTSGRLLRLLSLLQTPREWPGGELAERLRVSRRTVRRDIDRLRELGYPVEAARGPIGGYRLRAGQAMPPLLLDDEEAVAIAVGIRLATGHPVTGIEEASLRALAKVAQVLPSRLRQRVDTLGSATVPMTMGGGASVSPEVLAVIAGAVIAGERLRFGYASADGRTGRRLVEPYRLVAAERRWYLPAFDVERDDWRIFRVDRIDDAARTGVRVPPREPPIRDAAEFVTSRFFSLAPVYEMVATLRLPAAEAVRRLGADPAEVTAIDDTSCVVRGHADTVEWLAARLLLADCEFEVHAPEELRARLRGWSRRAGRAADDD